The following coding sequences are from one Geothrix sp. window:
- a CDS encoding SanA/YdcF family protein: MHRLQIFPADRMPVVGGAVLVLGAGVYGDGEPTSILEGRLRTALDLYRSGRVRWFLVSGDNRHPTYNEPQAMRRWLVKQGVPPTHIVSDYAGLRTWDSLRRAQVVFGQRQVVIVTSDFHLPRALYLADHMGLMAWGVPARTDDRPWASRFRFWTREYIARHLALWDAWFPPDARLGPREPTPDDWDPVR; this comes from the coding sequence ATGCATCGCCTCCAGATCTTCCCCGCAGACCGCATGCCCGTGGTGGGTGGGGCGGTCCTGGTGCTCGGGGCCGGTGTCTACGGCGATGGGGAACCCACGTCGATCCTGGAGGGCCGGCTCCGGACGGCCCTGGACCTCTACCGGAGTGGCCGGGTGCGGTGGTTCCTGGTCTCCGGCGACAACCGCCACCCCACCTACAACGAACCCCAGGCCATGCGGCGCTGGCTGGTCAAGCAAGGCGTTCCACCCACCCACATCGTCAGCGACTACGCGGGGCTGCGCACCTGGGACAGCCTGCGGCGGGCCCAGGTGGTGTTCGGACAGCGTCAGGTCGTGATCGTGACGTCGGATTTCCACCTGCCGAGGGCCTTGTATTTGGCGGATCACATGGGGCTCATGGCCTGGGGCGTCCCCGCCAGGACGGACGACCGCCCCTGGGCTTCCAGGTTCCGGTTCTGGACCCGGGAATACATCGCGCGGCATCTGGCCCTGTGGGACGCCTGGTTCCCCCCGGACGCCCGGCTCGGCCCCCGGGAACCCACCCCGGACGACTGGGATCCCGTCCGATGA
- a CDS encoding thiolase family protein, with product MKGARDGVILEARRLPQGRYGGTLAGLGATSLGLTVVEGITGNAALPQPRSLLWGMARSHTQGMNPARTLALKAGLPHDTPAFTLNMACGSSLQALILGVQRLAGDGNPVLVGGSEAMSDTPHLVPGLRWGFRMGHRQLPDVMHQDGLRCPVTGLLMGETIELLARKRGITRLDADTWAAESHRRARLGDTRAERLPHPKLDHDECIRSEVSEASLARLAPAFDPAGQVTPGNASALSDGAAALLLARREQAGDARPLARILGWSEAGVDPLDMGEAPVPAVQRLLTDHGMTVGDIDLWELNEAFSAQLLVCQRQLSIPAERLNVAGGGVALGHPIGATGARIVCTLVHQLRQRGGGLGIATLGIGGGLGLALLIETEA from the coding sequence ATGAAGGGAGCGCGCGATGGGGTCATCCTCGAGGCCCGGAGGCTGCCTCAGGGGCGCTACGGGGGAACCCTCGCCGGCCTCGGCGCGACCAGCCTCGGACTGACCGTGGTGGAGGGAATTACCGGGAACGCCGCCCTCCCGCAACCCCGCAGCCTGCTGTGGGGCATGGCCCGCAGCCACACCCAGGGCATGAACCCGGCCCGGACCCTGGCCCTGAAGGCTGGATTGCCCCACGACACCCCCGCCTTCACCCTCAACATGGCCTGCGGCTCCAGCCTCCAGGCCCTCATCCTCGGAGTCCAGCGCCTGGCGGGCGACGGCAATCCCGTGCTGGTCGGCGGGAGTGAGGCCATGTCCGACACGCCCCATCTGGTCCCGGGGCTCCGCTGGGGCTTCCGCATGGGCCACCGCCAGCTTCCGGACGTGATGCACCAGGACGGCCTCCGCTGCCCCGTCACGGGCCTGCTGATGGGAGAGACCATCGAGCTGCTGGCCAGGAAACGCGGCATCACGCGCCTGGACGCAGACACCTGGGCCGCGGAGAGCCACCGTCGCGCCCGGCTCGGAGACACGCGCGCCGAGCGCCTGCCGCACCCCAAGCTCGATCACGACGAGTGCATCCGCTCAGAGGTCTCGGAGGCCTCGCTGGCCCGTCTGGCACCTGCCTTCGACCCCGCCGGCCAAGTCACGCCGGGCAATGCCTCGGCCCTCTCCGACGGCGCCGCGGCGCTTCTGCTGGCCCGCCGGGAGCAGGCGGGCGATGCCAGGCCCCTCGCCCGGATCCTGGGCTGGAGCGAAGCGGGCGTGGATCCCCTGGACATGGGCGAGGCCCCCGTACCAGCCGTTCAGCGCCTGCTCACCGACCATGGGATGACAGTGGGCGACATCGATCTATGGGAGCTGAACGAGGCCTTCTCCGCCCAATTGCTCGTCTGCCAGCGACAGCTCTCGATTCCAGCCGAGCGGTTGAACGTGGCGGGCGGCGGCGTGGCCCTGGGCCACCCCATCGGTGCCACCGGCGCTCGCATCGTCTGCACACTGGTCCACCAGCTGCGGCAGCGCGGCGGCGGGCTGGGCATCGCCACCCTCGGCATCGGAGGGGGGCTGGGGCTGGCTCTGCTGATCGAAACCGAAGCCTAG
- a CDS encoding AMP-binding protein: MIAFLIRALGRPLLRLRYRIHREGGDPPPCGGGKGILFLASHPTLVDPFLLSSELHHRYAPTLVAGRDHAAPAPLRWLARLMGARALPDPVTHGDRCREVLDRELTSLAGCLDSGQNLLLFPGGRLARQKTEDLSDNSVVNSILRQAPGTRVVIVRLQGLWGSRLSAASGRRPALGLELVKSLGYLFANGVFFMPRREVRLVLEEVFGLPVEEGRASLNQALEARLNREATPRTFVPYLVWKDHAPRTLPEPPRPRVEGNPRNVPPTVRDAVRRHLQAVTGQADIQEPHSLVRDLGLDALGHRELELWIQRAYGYACSDPASLQSVSDVMLAATGAAVSLRQGELKAVPHAWFHSRTDLPIEMPDGDTIPEVFLKQARRDPRRVVLADQTGGVKTYRDVITAIMVLKPIFETLDGSHVGLMLPASGGASILYLALLFAGKTPVLVNWTAGARSMGYGLDLVGVKHVITVSTLVNRLDAQGVDLGAVKGRLLLLDEVGKKITLPTKLAAAFRARFNWVSLLAAKPPETAAVLFTSGSESLPKAVPLSHGNILANIRDSAQALNFREDERVMGCLPPFHAFGLTTTTILPLLVGLRVVYHPNPTEGRMLARLIEAYHATLLVGTPTFLGGILRMAEDRHLESLRIVVSGAEKCPEQVYATLARRWPKTTVLEGYGITECSPVVAVNRDDDPRTGTIGKPLLSVEWAIVDLESGRRVEPGQPGMLLVRGPSIFSGYLNPDVESPFETFEGRQWYRTGDLVFQDRGVLVFSGRLKRFVKLGGEMVSLPAIEEALSRRFQGEEETEPLLAVESSAEELNPDLILFSVSGIARDEANAAIRAAGLSSLHNIRVVRQVDQIPTLGTGKTDYRALKALLAEAAV; the protein is encoded by the coding sequence ATGATTGCATTCCTGATCCGAGCCCTGGGTCGGCCGCTGTTGCGGCTGCGCTACCGAATCCACCGGGAGGGCGGCGACCCACCCCCCTGCGGGGGCGGGAAGGGCATCCTCTTTCTGGCCAGCCATCCGACCCTGGTGGACCCCTTCCTCCTCAGCTCCGAGCTGCACCATCGGTATGCTCCCACCCTGGTTGCCGGGCGGGATCACGCCGCACCGGCGCCCCTGAGGTGGTTGGCGCGCCTGATGGGTGCAAGGGCTCTGCCCGATCCCGTCACGCATGGGGATCGCTGCCGTGAGGTCCTGGACCGCGAACTGACCTCCCTGGCCGGGTGTCTCGATTCCGGACAGAACCTGCTGCTGTTTCCCGGGGGGCGCCTGGCCCGCCAGAAGACCGAGGACCTGTCCGACAACAGCGTGGTGAACTCCATCCTTCGGCAGGCGCCCGGAACAAGGGTGGTCATCGTCCGGCTCCAGGGCCTCTGGGGCAGCCGGCTCAGCGCCGCCTCGGGGCGCCGGCCCGCGTTGGGGCTTGAACTGGTCAAGAGTCTTGGCTACCTCTTCGCCAACGGCGTCTTCTTCATGCCCCGCCGGGAAGTCCGGCTGGTCCTGGAGGAGGTGTTCGGATTGCCGGTCGAAGAGGGGCGCGCCTCCCTGAATCAGGCCCTGGAAGCCCGCCTGAACCGGGAGGCCACGCCCCGGACCTTCGTGCCCTACCTGGTGTGGAAGGACCATGCCCCCCGCACCCTGCCGGAACCGCCGAGGCCCCGGGTCGAAGGCAATCCCCGCAACGTGCCGCCGACCGTGCGGGATGCCGTGCGCCGGCACCTTCAGGCCGTGACGGGCCAAGCCGACATCCAGGAACCCCACTCGCTGGTCCGGGATCTCGGCTTGGACGCCCTGGGCCATCGGGAACTGGAGCTCTGGATCCAGCGGGCCTACGGGTACGCCTGCAGCGATCCGGCCTCGCTCCAGAGCGTCTCCGACGTGATGCTGGCCGCCACCGGGGCCGCCGTTTCTTTGCGACAGGGCGAGCTCAAGGCCGTTCCCCACGCCTGGTTCCACTCCCGCACGGACCTCCCCATCGAGATGCCGGACGGCGACACCATTCCGGAAGTGTTCCTCAAGCAGGCCAGGCGGGATCCCCGCCGCGTGGTGCTTGCGGACCAGACCGGCGGGGTGAAGACCTACCGCGACGTCATCACCGCCATCATGGTCCTGAAGCCCATCTTCGAGACCCTGGATGGCTCCCACGTGGGGCTGATGCTGCCCGCCTCGGGCGGCGCCAGCATCCTCTACCTGGCCCTGCTCTTCGCCGGGAAGACGCCGGTGCTGGTGAACTGGACCGCCGGTGCCAGGAGCATGGGCTACGGGCTGGACCTGGTGGGTGTCAAGCACGTCATCACGGTCTCCACGCTCGTGAACCGGCTGGATGCGCAGGGGGTCGATCTCGGGGCCGTCAAGGGCCGCCTGCTGCTGCTGGATGAGGTTGGCAAGAAGATCACCCTGCCGACCAAGCTGGCCGCGGCCTTCCGGGCCCGGTTCAATTGGGTCTCCCTCCTGGCCGCCAAGCCCCCGGAGACCGCTGCGGTGCTCTTCACCAGCGGCAGCGAGAGCCTGCCCAAGGCTGTGCCGCTGAGCCACGGGAACATCCTGGCCAACATCCGGGACTCGGCCCAGGCCCTGAACTTCCGCGAGGACGAGCGGGTGATGGGCTGCCTGCCGCCCTTCCACGCCTTCGGCCTGACCACCACGACCATCCTGCCGCTCCTGGTGGGACTGCGCGTGGTCTACCACCCCAATCCCACGGAGGGCCGGATGCTGGCCCGCCTCATCGAGGCTTACCATGCGACGCTGCTGGTCGGCACGCCCACCTTCCTGGGGGGCATCCTCCGCATGGCCGAGGACCGGCACCTGGAGTCCCTGCGCATCGTCGTGTCCGGCGCGGAGAAGTGCCCCGAGCAGGTCTACGCCACCCTGGCGCGGCGGTGGCCGAAGACCACCGTGCTGGAAGGCTATGGCATCACGGAATGCTCTCCCGTGGTGGCAGTGAATCGGGACGATGATCCCCGGACCGGCACCATCGGGAAACCGCTGCTTTCCGTGGAGTGGGCCATCGTCGATCTGGAGTCCGGCCGGAGGGTCGAACCCGGGCAGCCTGGCATGCTCCTGGTGCGCGGACCCAGCATTTTTTCCGGCTACCTCAACCCGGATGTGGAATCACCGTTCGAGACCTTCGAGGGGCGCCAGTGGTATCGCACGGGTGACCTCGTCTTCCAGGACCGCGGTGTGCTCGTGTTCTCGGGACGCCTGAAGCGCTTCGTGAAGCTCGGCGGCGAGATGGTTTCCCTGCCGGCCATCGAGGAGGCCCTGTCCCGGCGCTTCCAGGGGGAGGAGGAGACGGAGCCGTTGCTGGCGGTCGAGTCCTCGGCGGAGGAGCTGAATCCCGACTTGATCCTCTTCTCGGTGTCCGGCATCGCCCGGGATGAAGCCAATGCGGCTATCCGGGCCGCCGGGCTCTCCTCACTGCACAACATCCGGGTGGTCCGCCAGGTCGATCAGATCCCCACCCTGGGCACCGGCAAGACCGACTACCGGGCGCTGAAGGCTCTGCTGGCCGAGGCGGCAGTCTAG